Proteins co-encoded in one Melanotaenia boesemani isolate fMelBoe1 chromosome 23, fMelBoe1.pri, whole genome shotgun sequence genomic window:
- the LOC121634822 gene encoding C-type mannose receptor 2 has protein sequence MCQKGSNYILINETKNWCEALGYCRRHFTDLAIINNQQEADYVLSRSMGTRFWIGLLHDEWRWVDQSCSTYRTWNNISQTENCSVMSSDTGRSFKRHDCEGAELGLCSKGNVRIKVITSPQLSWEESLEYCEANHSRLLWIEGEEDQKAVEQWLNYTHVQFSYPLWISMRQSSVFGFWIWSDRIVNWTNWENGRQPELNEPFQCGVIKKDFTWSNRSCSTQLPFICEEDIVWMNE, from the exons atgtGCCAAAAGG GTAGTAATTACATCCTAATCAATGAAACAAAGAACTGGTGCGAGGCACTGGGGTACTGCAGGAGACACTTTACTGATTTAGCGATCATTAATAACCAACAAGAAGCTGACTATGTCCTAAGTAGAAGTATGGGCACCAGATTTTGGATCGGGCTCCTGCATGACGAGTGGCGATGGGTGGACCAAAGCTGTTCAACATATAGAACCTGGAATAACATCAGCCAAACAGAAAACTGTTCAGTTATGTCAAGTGATACTGGCAGAAGTTTTAAGAGGCATGATTGTGAAGGTGCAGAACTAGGATTATGCTCCAAAG GCAACGTGAGAATCAAAGTCATCACAAGCCCTCAATTAAGTTGGGAAGAATCCCTGGAATATTGTGAGGCAAACCATTCACGCTTGCTGTGGATTGAGGGTGAAGAAGATCAAAAAGCTGTTGAACAGTGGTTAAATTATACTCATGTACAATTCTCTTATCCACTCTGGATCAGTATGAGGCAGAGTTCTGtctttggattttggatttggAGTGACAGGATTGTGAACTGGACCAACTGGGAGAATGGAAGACAGCCAGAGTTGAACGAACCGTTTCAGTGTGGGGTCATCAAAAAGGACTTCACATGGAGTAATAGAAGCTGTTCAACACAGCTGCCTTTCATTTGTGAGGAGGATATtgtgtggatgaatgaatga